The DNA window tgaggcagatttgcaacgccagtttgggccatcaaatatcgggcaaagtatggactattatacattgctggaaagcccaggatgtctactttccaacgccgttgagagcgcgccaattgggcttctgtagctccagaaaatccacttcgagtgcagggaggtcagaatccaacagcatctgcagtccttttcagcctctgaatcagatttttgctcaggtccctcaatttcagccagaaaatacctgaaattacagaaaaatacacaaactcatagtaaagtctagaaaagtaaattttaactaaaaactaacaaaaatatactaaaaactaactagatcatactaaaaacatactaaaaacaatgccaaaaagcgtataaattatccgctcatcagtctcatttatcatattcattctatttcataattaaactcagttttcatcatttttctttctcatctctTTCCCAAAGCAAGTGGACAACACCACTGCCTCATACTCGAAGTCTCAACTATTAAccaaattcaattttatttttaaatccaTTTCTCAATATCATTCTCGTATTCCTCGAGCTAAATTCAAAACCGTTTCCGAATTTAAACTCTtttcaaaagacaaagaaaaaccATTTATTAGTTAAATTCCTTGACAAAGCCTTTAGACTTTATGGAAGCGACAACCAATCtcatttcaaaaccaaatcatttaaactcaaacataattcattcttttcttaaataaatcaaaatcaattaaaacaaTTCTTCAATccaaattaactaaaaataaaacttCTCAAAATTCTTCTAAACATTTCAGCAGCACCTTCCCTAAAACTCAAACCTTGCCACCCTTCTTGGGTCCCATCCAGACCATTTCCAACaacaaaatcattttcaataaatcaaaacgattttcaatttcaaaatatttataaaatcaaaccaactaaaaatcaaactgCTTACAAAGTCAAAccattttcatatctcaaatcaTATCTGATTCTTAGAATCGTTTTCGATAAATCAAACAAACTAATTCCAATATTCTCAAGTCATCTTATCATAATCCAGAAACCAAATTCAAGAAACCAGTCTAACAACGACCAACTCAACAAActaaaacaacaaatcaaaataacCAGCTTCCTCAATAATTCAATAAACTAATAAGATAAACAATCACATCCATCTAAATtgttcaattcaattcataagactcacgtaataataaaaatatattttttatactattatcgACTTATAACAACTCTTGAAAgtaaaatgaatttaaaaaaatgcccCTACCTCGATCGCGACTTAACTACGCGACAAAGCCCTTAAAACTCTGATTTCGCAGCAACGGCGTCAAATCCGACTATACCCGTAGTAGTCACAGCCTCTAAGTACAGCACGCAACAACCATAGCTCAACCCTAAGAGATCAACGTCACATAAAACTTAATAATCTATAATAGAACAGTGACAAAGAGGAGTTTTCAGAGCAAAAAGGCTTACTGAACCACTAGGAAGGAAGGACAAGGATAGTAGCACCTCCGGCGGTGCTTCCCGGTGACCATGGCGCCATTCTCCGGCAGCCAGGCGCGGTGGTGCGGCCTTTTCCTCATTTGGCGGGTATCCCTACTCACTGTTCGCGTTCTGCTCGTCTGTGAAGGCAACTCTCCTCGCGGCTCCCTTATCGGCAACATGACAGCTTTTAGCGGTGCACAACAGCTAGCCAGTGGCGATTCACGGTGAGGGAGATGGCGAAATGGCGAGGCGACGAGGAAATCTCACCATGTTCGGGCTTTCTATCTCTCCTAAACTCTGCGCGTTTCTCTCTCTTCCCTTCATCGGCGACGCGACGGGCGTGATGGTGGCGGTGTGGCGGCAGCTCCATCTCCTTCCTTGGctcaatcttcttcttctctgatgTCCCTCAGATATCACTCTCTTTTTCGTTTATTTTGGGAATTGAGACAGGGACACCAACACCGGTTGCACGCATTGAGAAAAAAGCTCCATATTAAGAGGAAGATGATTTTTTGACTAAGACTCCGTACAAACTAATTTCTGAGATTAGGGATCTTATAGAGGTTTTTATGTAACTTGATTACATTCTAAAATTTTCTTATGCCATCTTTTTTTATGTAGTGTAATCATTCGGTGACACTGTTTTAAGTGATTAAACTATGGAATTTCAGAAAACGGTTTGTGTGACCATTGGATTAGTGAAGGATTTTTCTCCGGGAAAGTCTTGGTGGTACAAGAGTTGCATTGTTTAACCACTCAtacttctaaaaataattttaatctagtattaattaaattaactctaaaatagttattaatcgattttaataatctactttcttcaataaattagacatatatactgaatatgatcataaataatatagtaatagttaAATCCATCAACAAATATATTGGCTATTAATCTATTATCAcactataaaataaattaaatataaaggctattagcacgcacttataaatctataaaatcgCATTGTCTTTGATTCGTGCAAGGGTTTActtatcaaataaatttaaaatatgaacaaaaaatatttataaaatggacctagtatcacttgaaagaatcatggaaaataatcaacttacctTATCATTTATGAGAACCATTTCTATGTAAGTCGtcttgttcttgtcaaatttaaaTGAGACTTTCCATAACTTTATAATTCTtgcctttatttttcaaacttgtTCATTACATAATCTACCATAAATAATAGTGTTGATAGAATCGTAGTTAGTATCCCTtaggtatgaaaaataataaacagaagaaGTTCTATGTCTGAGGTACGAATTTTctagatgataaataattataacaattcACTAttaatctttatatatatatatgtacactAATTATACAcggtaataattaataaatattttcaatagAGATACTTGCTACAAATAGGTAAAATTTATGACATTGTATTTTATTAACCTTTATGATTAAATCAATAGAGATACTTactcaatatatatgttattgacattaattatatgccaattATGGTAGATACTAATAATATCTAATAGTATCgtatttaatttactaaataatttttatactttattaagtcttttaattttcaaattttgtgtTAGCTTGAACTATAACATAAATTCatgtggatttatttttggCCAAAATATCAAAAGAGTCGCATAAGAAGAGGATAAGGTTAAAAAACAAATTTgacaaaatctaaaaaaatatcttattatcTAAACAATTTTGCAACTAAGATGAATTCATAGTTGAGTTGGAATTAAGTTGTCACTTAAtgtatactaaaaaaataaaaaatattgttacatTAATTGGGAACTAATAACAAACAAGGTTTCTTAACAAATGGCACACATAGTTAGAAAGCCCACCAAAATAGGCATCTAACATtgaaaattcaacaaaattggCATTAGATTCTGCTATAAAAGCAGTAGACATACAAAAATTTCATGTCAATAGAAATTCACCTTCCATTGttttttcaaatatcaaaaattgAATCTCCAACAAGGTACTTGTCTTTTTGACATGTTATGTGAATTTCAACTTCATATGTCTTATTCGAGCTCCACATGgtttaatattttctttgtcTTCCTTAACATGGTTTCCTAGTTTATAAACATATGATTGATATTTCCAAAGATTAACATATAAACATATGATTGATGATCATATAAATATGACGATTCGCAGGAAAATATGAAGTTTATACCTGAAGTGTTATTACTATCATTAACAATTATACTGTTGCAATCAAGCATCATATTTGCACGACAATATGAGAATTCAAATCATATCAAGACGGCTACTTTTTATAGTGAGCAATTTGTATTGGAACCAGGAAAGGTTACGATAACAGATTTATTCGATATTGAGTTTCCAAGAGGACACATCGGAATCAAAAATTTTCAAGCCGAGTTAGTTGATGAACATCGGAATTCTTTGCCATTATATGAAGCTTACCTGCaccattattttgttttaagatattttgaaaatgtCACCATGTCACGTCAGGCTAATCAAAGTCAGCCCATATACGGTAAGTATTTTAGAAGAAACGATGGAGTATGTCAAGGTAGTGTTAATTCATATTCCTGGGGGCTTGGAGTTGATGCACGAAAAACTAGCTTAGAACTACCAGATCCATTTAGAATAGAAGTAGGTACGCACCCTGAGAATGTCCCAAAGGAGTATAATGAAGAGAAATGGTTATTCGATATCATGGTTATTGACACACGTGGTACAGAAGACAAAAACGGTTGCATCGAATGCAGATGTGACCATTATAATGTCAAAAGTGAAGACTTTGTAAGCAAAACCGGTATTGATGGGAAACCAATGTCTGGTGATTATAAAGGAGGAATTTTTTGTTGTGAAAAGACTTCTCAATGCAAATTACAAAAAGGATATAATAACAAACAACAGAGAAAAGCTTCCCTTAAATATACAGTAACATGGGTTGATTGGGATCAATACCAAGTGCCTATTAAGTTTTACATACTTGATGTTACTGATCAAGTGACATATAATGGCTCCGAATCAATTCATAATTGTATGGTAAGTGACAAGTATATTTCATTTCAATTGAATGCTAAAATGCATGATTCGTGTATTTCACATGGTGACATAATTTATCATAGGTAATTAGATTAGccaaaaattactttttataaaatgAAGTGAGTATTAAtctctttttaattatataataaatgatcgataacaactttttaatttgttgCAGGTAGAGTATTTTATCACTCCACAAAATACTGACATTGGGCATTATCATATTAAAAAGACAAAGATCCCAATGAAAAAGGGTGGTAATCTAATCTACTCTACAGTTCATGTGCATCCAGGAATCGTTAATGCAACTTTATATGGGGAGGTAATTATCAATATTTCATATCTAGTCTTTACAACTatgtataaattattttgttaactgAACATTCTATATTTGTTTATTAAGTaatattatttcttaatttttcatcttcttaagaagtaaaatattttaaaatatctttgtccttatttttttccttttcttcagaATGGAAAGGTATTATGTGCGGTTCAACCAACATACGGCACAGGAGAAGAGCCAGGAAATGAAAAAGGCTATGTTGTTGGAATGTCTGGTTGTTATCCAAAACCAGGCTCTATCAAGATTCAGGATGGCGAAATATTAACGGTTGAATTCATacatgaaaataaatataatactgGACTTATGGGACATTTCTACGTGTATTTGGCAGAAGAATTaccatagttgtcagaaccgaacCGATGATCGAACCGATCAGGTTACTGGGTCACTGGGTTACTGGGTTAACCGGTGGGTCACTGGTCGAACTGGTTAACCcggtataattaaataattatataaattttaatgattttttctttattataagtacttttattttgtttttataaaaataatgatcatttttaaattttaatattttatcaattagtttatatttattgtattattatattattataggtGAAAACTCACATGCATTTgttttcatgtgaagttgatatttaaaaatagttagatgatttgacaagTTTGACTAAATATCATCTAACGattttcaactatcaacttcatatgAAGACAACTGTATGTGAGTCTTTacctattattatatactataagtatttattgaaaaataatattaatagatatcatataatcatgaataaaataaattgtgattaataaattttttgtttatctttttaatttatatatatttaattaattttatagttaaataaaatataattaatttaaaaatgagtgactttaaaattaaaataaattgaatataagtaaaataaaagattgctatatgtattataatttgtatatatattggtAACAAGCATTGCCAGCTTGGTGGTAAGAGTGTCCTTGCTGTCGAAACCCATGTCAagcattttgaaaaaaaatttagaaatcagAAGCCTTGACACTTGGCAGCGCTGGAGCATATGGAGAATGGTGGACTTTGTAAACCCCGTAAAATTAgcaaataattagtcaataaattaaatattaataaaaaatcaaaaacgtgaattttatagtttaataagATAGAacgaattaaaataaaaattttgacactaattttaaaaaatttggccaAAGATTGGGCTAAACGAGCCAAACTGGTCAAATCGATCCCAAATCGGGCCCGTGGGCCCAACCAACT is part of the Arachis duranensis cultivar V14167 chromosome 1, aradu.V14167.gnm2.J7QH, whole genome shotgun sequence genome and encodes:
- the LOC107470862 gene encoding uncharacterized protein LOC107470862, with protein sequence MARRRGNLTMFGLSISPKLCAFLSLPFIGDATGVMENMKFIPEVLLLSLTIILLQSSIIFARQYENSNHIKTATFYSEQFVLEPGKVTITDLFDIEFPRGHIGIKNFQAELVDEHRNSLPLYEAYLHHYFVLRYFENVTMSRQANQSQPIYGKYFRRNDGVCQGSVNSYSWGLGVDARKTSLELPDPFRIEVGTHPENVPKEYNEEKWLFDIMVIDTRGTEDKNGCIECRCDHYNVKSEDFVSKTGIDGKPMSGDYKGGIFCCEKTSQCKLQKGYNNKQQRKASLKYTVTWVDWDQYQVPIKFYILDVTDQVTYNGSESIHNCMVEYFITPQNTDIGHYHIKKTKIPMKKGGNLIYSTVHVHPGIVNATLYGENGKVLCAVQPTYGTGEEPGNEKGYVVGMSGCYPKPGSIKIQDGEILTVEFIHENKYNTGLMGHFYVYLAEELP